From a region of the Andrena cerasifolii isolate SP2316 chromosome 13, iyAndCera1_principal, whole genome shotgun sequence genome:
- the LOC143375794 gene encoding phospholipase A2 isoform X1 — protein MLAVFLLIISTLWGDETGASVLVADPTMSRMVELNADAPFCALYHDRGVIQRMVLGADPKKVRQMSSNLVADLEETCKASRDKGRNQPPGGGIIYPGTKWCGPGTLANSYDDLGQHAAEDACCREHDHCPITISPQECIHGICNHSPFTRSHCDCDAKFRRCLQTLNTEVANTLGALFFNVIQVICFKERRPCSQWQSCPIYWDSSPKFEITEPRKDHYAHKVLFLKTLLQAMRKVLKRKQQYLLGAA, from the exons ATTGATCATATCAACCCTTTGGGGGGATGAAACCGGGGCCAGCGTCCTGGTGGCGGACCCCACCATGTCTAGGATGGTGGAATTAAACGCAGACGCCCCATTTTGTGCCCTTTACCACGATCGCGGGGTAATACAGAGGATGGTTCTTGGCGCTGACCCCAAGAAAGTCAGACAAATGTCTAGCAATCTCGTGGCGGATCTCGAGGAAACGTGCAAAGCTTCTCGTGATAAGGGAAGG AACCAGCCTCCAGGCGGTGGTATAATCTACCCAGGGACAAAATGGTGCGGACCTGGCACCCTAGCCAATTCGTACGACGACCTGGGTCAACACGCTGCCGAGGATGCCTGCTGCAGGGAACACGACCATTGTCCCATCACGATATCGCCCCAGGAGTGCATCCACGGTATATGCAACCATTCCCCATTCACACGGTCCCATTGTGACTGCGACGCCAAGTTCCGTAGGTGCCTGCAGACTCTCAACACGGAAGTGGCGAACACTCTAGGCGCGCTTTTCTTCAACGTCATACAAGTGATCTGCTTCAAAGAGAGACGGCCATGCTCCCAGTGGCAGAG TTGCCCCATATACTGGGACAGTTCGCCAAAGTTCGAGATCACGGAGCCACGGAAGGACCACTACGCCCACAAGGTGCTGTTCCTCAAGACTTTGCTGCAGGCGATGCGTAAGGTCCTCAAACGGAAGCAACAATACCTTCTCGGCGCAGCTTGA
- the LOC143375794 gene encoding phospholipase A2 isozymes PA3A/PA3B/PA5 isoform X2, translated as MLAVFLLIISTLWGDETGASVLVADPTMSRMVELNADAPFCALYHDRGVIQRMVLGADPKKVRQMSSNLVADLEETCKASRDKGRNQPPGGGIIYPGTKWCGPGTLANSYDDLGQHAAEDACCREHDHCPITISPQECIHGICNHSPFTRSHCDCDAKFRRCLQTLNTEVANTLGALFFNVIQVICFKERRPCSQWQRNGYSETVSNRLCSQYKFRPSDKYVPLMPLNVN; from the exons ATTGATCATATCAACCCTTTGGGGGGATGAAACCGGGGCCAGCGTCCTGGTGGCGGACCCCACCATGTCTAGGATGGTGGAATTAAACGCAGACGCCCCATTTTGTGCCCTTTACCACGATCGCGGGGTAATACAGAGGATGGTTCTTGGCGCTGACCCCAAGAAAGTCAGACAAATGTCTAGCAATCTCGTGGCGGATCTCGAGGAAACGTGCAAAGCTTCTCGTGATAAGGGAAGG AACCAGCCTCCAGGCGGTGGTATAATCTACCCAGGGACAAAATGGTGCGGACCTGGCACCCTAGCCAATTCGTACGACGACCTGGGTCAACACGCTGCCGAGGATGCCTGCTGCAGGGAACACGACCATTGTCCCATCACGATATCGCCCCAGGAGTGCATCCACGGTATATGCAACCATTCCCCATTCACACGGTCCCATTGTGACTGCGACGCCAAGTTCCGTAGGTGCCTGCAGACTCTCAACACGGAAGTGGCGAACACTCTAGGCGCGCTTTTCTTCAACGTCATACAAGTGATCTGCTTCAAAGAGAGACGGCCATGCTCCCAGTGGCAGAG AAACGGCTACTCGGAGACCGTGTCGAATCGATTGTGCTCCCAGTACAAATTCCGTCCCAGCGATAAGTACGTGCCGCTGATGCCCCTGAACGTGAACTAG